The following are from one region of the Deinococcus sp. Leaf326 genome:
- a CDS encoding BRCT domain-containing protein: MQAGDQLAGLTFVVTGMLSQSRDLVKAHLQRYGGRVAGSVTKKTSFLVAGEDAGGKLEKANELKVPVLDEVGLKTLLETRGAPLL, from the coding sequence GTGCAGGCAGGCGACCAGCTGGCCGGATTGACCTTCGTGGTGACGGGTATGCTCTCGCAGTCACGCGATCTGGTCAAAGCTCACTTGCAGCGCTACGGGGGCCGGGTGGCAGGAAGCGTCACGAAGAAGACGAGCTTCCTCGTCGCCGGGGAGGATGCGGGCGGGAAACTGGAGAAGGCGAACGAGCTCAAGGTGCCGGTCCTCGACGAGGTGGGCCTGAAGACGCTGTTGGAAACGCGAGGGGCTCCCCTGCTGTAG
- a CDS encoding DUF4394 domain-containing protein — MKRIAALTVLSALVLSACNTSSVIPVAPQGVTAYGLAGGNQLATFGTTNAAASYRTVSVTGLASSESLVDLDFRNTDNKLYAATSTGKIYVINPNTGAATADGSSVGKATQAIDFNPVANRLRMVGNANDNYRLTVNSTPVPTTSTKGEVIPDGAFAYATGDTNFGKIPMLTAAAYTNSYNDSATGTVPGNAATTLYTIDSAADTLVENTVSPAFSTLVTRAKLGVDVGTGLTGFDIAGASDAYLTGVTNNRTTLYRVNLGATGTTNAATAISTLSGVSLKAPALKLPNR, encoded by the coding sequence ATGAAACGAATCGCTGCCCTGACCGTTCTGTCTGCCCTCGTGCTGTCTGCCTGCAACACCAGTTCCGTCATCCCCGTTGCACCCCAGGGCGTCACCGCCTACGGCCTCGCTGGTGGCAACCAGCTCGCCACCTTCGGCACCACCAATGCCGCCGCGAGCTACCGTACGGTCAGCGTGACCGGCCTCGCCAGTAGCGAATCACTCGTGGACCTGGACTTCCGCAACACCGACAACAAGTTGTACGCGGCCACCTCGACGGGCAAGATCTACGTCATCAATCCCAACACAGGTGCCGCCACGGCGGATGGCTCTTCGGTGGGGAAGGCAACGCAGGCCATCGACTTCAACCCAGTCGCCAACCGGTTGCGCATGGTGGGCAACGCCAACGACAACTATCGCCTGACCGTGAATAGTACGCCTGTACCGACGACTTCGACGAAGGGTGAGGTCATCCCAGACGGCGCCTTCGCCTACGCAACAGGTGACACGAACTTCGGCAAGATCCCGATGCTGACGGCGGCGGCTTATACCAACTCGTATAACGACAGTGCAACAGGCACGGTGCCTGGCAACGCGGCGACGACCCTCTACACCATTGACTCGGCCGCCGACACGCTGGTCGAGAACACGGTCAGCCCAGCCTTCAGCACCCTGGTCACTCGCGCCAAGCTGGGCGTAGATGTAGGGACCGGCCTGACGGGCTTCGACATTGCCGGGGCGAGTGACGCTTACTTGACGGGAGTGACGAACAACCGAACGACGCTCTACCGCGTGAACCTGGGAGCGACGGGCACGACGAATGCCGCGACCGCCATCAGCACCCTCAGCGGCGTGAGCCTCAAGGCGCCTGCCCTCAAGCTTCCCAACCGTTGA
- a CDS encoding histidine kinase translates to MLSLFWLSYSPRARAVVLFAGLGLLSTLITSLVFSTNWEYLYTESFNWPLAHPWLALARIGVAFVTAFAILWLVRPGRRRWGETLLCGSCLLAYASLVAYSYNLTGVMLVIPIVLRYWYKPLATLGLSLPLIGLGMWLSPGYLFGFTQPASSLETFWQATVSLFGQSVFAFIAFELTLRREEDRAHLREALLELRRYRDLELQHATLEERTRLSRDLHDTLGHELTALRLEVQRARKVQRDPPALAESLDRALDRSAESMGSLQAAVKALRPQRLGTSLLGSIQELARAWPSTVTLALPEREPALSPAARLAAFRCVQEGLTNAQKHAPGTALSVDVVVQQLDVMVTLHNVYSPPAVGKRGGGGGLGLKGLTEQVEAAGGDLQISTEGGAFCLQATFPLLELR, encoded by the coding sequence ATGCTTTCGCTCTTCTGGCTGTCTTATTCACCACGCGCCCGTGCTGTGGTCTTGTTCGCCGGGCTCGGACTCCTCTCGACCCTCATCACGTCCTTGGTCTTCTCCACCAACTGGGAATACCTGTACACAGAGTCTTTTAATTGGCCTTTAGCGCATCCCTGGCTCGCCCTGGCTCGGATCGGCGTGGCCTTCGTGACCGCATTCGCGATTCTCTGGCTGGTGCGGCCAGGTCGACGCCGCTGGGGAGAGACGCTCCTGTGTGGGAGCTGTCTGCTCGCATATGCCAGCTTGGTGGCCTATTCGTACAATCTAACCGGGGTCATGCTCGTCATCCCCATCGTGTTGCGGTACTGGTACAAGCCGCTTGCCACCCTGGGGTTGAGCCTTCCGCTGATCGGCCTGGGCATGTGGCTGAGTCCGGGCTATCTCTTCGGATTTACCCAGCCTGCCAGCAGTCTGGAGACCTTCTGGCAGGCCACCGTGTCCCTGTTCGGGCAGAGCGTGTTCGCCTTCATTGCGTTCGAACTGACCTTGCGGCGGGAAGAGGACCGGGCGCACCTCCGGGAGGCGCTGCTGGAACTGCGGCGATACCGGGATCTGGAGCTGCAACACGCCACACTGGAAGAACGGACGCGTCTGTCCCGGGATCTTCATGACACGTTGGGACACGAGCTGACGGCGTTGCGCTTGGAAGTGCAGCGGGCCAGAAAGGTGCAACGTGATCCGCCTGCGCTGGCTGAATCGCTGGACCGGGCGCTGGACCGGAGTGCGGAGTCGATGGGAAGTCTACAGGCCGCCGTGAAGGCCTTGAGGCCCCAGAGATTAGGCACTTCGCTGTTGGGGTCAATTCAAGAATTAGCGCGGGCGTGGCCCTCCACGGTGACGCTGGCCTTGCCGGAGCGTGAGCCCGCATTGAGTCCGGCAGCTCGACTCGCCGCGTTCCGTTGTGTGCAGGAAGGCTTGACCAATGCTCAGAAGCACGCTCCAGGAACTGCGCTTTCAGTGGATGTGGTGGTCCAGCAACTTGACGTGATGGTCACGCTTCACAACGTCTATTCTCCTCCAGCAGTCGGGAAGAGGGGTGGTGGGGGTGGCCTGGGGCTCAAGGGATTGACGGAGCAGGTCGAAGCGGCTGGAGGAGATCTCCAAATCAGCACCGAGGGGGGAGCGTTCTGCCTACAGGCCACCTTTCCACTTCTGGAGCTGCGATGA
- the ligA gene encoding NAD-dependent DNA ligase LigA codes for MTQTPADRYAQLRAEVAEHNRRYYEQDAPTVTDAEYDLLARELRALEAEHPEFVTADSPAQTVGGRPSTLFEKVRHPSPMTSLDNVFSDDELAHFDERVARALNLPLGQAFTYTCELKIDGLSINLYYVDGRLQWAATRGDGETGEKVTANIEGIPGIPRELPGLKGELEVRGEIYMSKAAFLAYNVKAEEEGRPLLKNPRNGAAGALRQKDPEETRRRGLEVILYALGKHDGVPVRTQWDVLLWLQTHGFATSTYSRHVTGSVAAAAYHAEMTAQRAALPFDADGTVIKLDDLALQAEAGFTSRAPKWAAAYKFPADVAQTVVQGISIQTGRTGKLTPVADLAPVQLEGTTVSRATLHNEDFIRGLDLRIGDTVRLHKSGGIIPEVLNVILEERPADSVPYAFPTHCPVCGHEAVRHEGAAGTFCTNPVCPAKSTLRVRYFASRDVMDIKGLGERLVEQLVASGLVKDPADLYALTAEQVEHLEMGETTTGSVRRVGKKNAEKLVAEIQASKSQELWRFIRALGLPFVGEGTSTRIARFYPSLTAVQEASADDLARIPDVGRQTAESIVAGLAEPDMQAFIARLFAAGIAPRPSEDVQAGEQLAGLTFVVTGTLSQSRELVKAHLQRYGGRVAGSVTKKTSFLVAGEDAGGKLEKANELKVPVLDEAGLNSLLEKRRAPSI; via the coding sequence ATGACCCAGACCCCCGCTGACCGCTATGCCCAGCTGCGCGCCGAAGTGGCCGAGCACAACCGCCGCTACTACGAGCAGGATGCCCCGACCGTCACCGACGCCGAGTACGACCTGCTGGCCCGTGAGCTGCGCGCCCTCGAAGCCGAACATCCCGAGTTCGTGACGGCCGACTCCCCGGCGCAGACGGTCGGCGGCCGCCCGAGCACCCTGTTCGAGAAGGTCCGGCATCCCTCGCCCATGACGAGTCTCGACAACGTCTTCAGTGACGATGAGCTCGCCCACTTCGACGAGCGGGTCGCCCGCGCCCTGAACCTCCCGCTCGGCCAAGCCTTCACCTACACCTGCGAACTGAAGATCGACGGCCTGAGCATCAACCTGTACTACGTGGACGGTCGACTCCAGTGGGCCGCGACCCGGGGCGACGGCGAGACCGGCGAGAAGGTCACGGCGAACATCGAGGGCATCCCTGGCATCCCCCGCGAGTTGCCGGGCCTGAAGGGAGAGCTGGAGGTGCGGGGCGAGATCTACATGAGCAAGGCGGCCTTCCTGGCTTACAACGTCAAGGCCGAGGAAGAAGGTCGGCCGCTGCTCAAGAACCCCCGCAACGGGGCTGCTGGGGCGTTGCGGCAGAAAGACCCAGAAGAAACCCGACGCCGGGGGCTGGAGGTCATCCTGTACGCCCTGGGCAAGCACGACGGCGTGCCCGTGCGGACGCAATGGGACGTGCTGCTCTGGCTCCAGACGCATGGCTTCGCCACGAGCACGTACTCCCGGCACGTGACCGGTAGCGTGGCCGCCGCCGCCTATCACGCCGAGATGACCGCCCAGCGTGCGGCCCTGCCTTTTGACGCGGACGGGACAGTGATCAAGCTCGACGATCTCGCCCTCCAGGCGGAGGCGGGCTTCACCAGCCGGGCGCCGAAGTGGGCCGCCGCCTATAAGTTTCCGGCCGACGTCGCGCAGACGGTCGTGCAGGGCATCAGCATCCAGACCGGGCGTACAGGCAAGCTCACGCCGGTCGCGGACCTGGCGCCAGTGCAGCTCGAGGGGACGACGGTCAGCCGTGCGACCCTGCACAACGAGGACTTCATCCGAGGCCTGGACCTGCGCATCGGGGATACCGTGCGACTGCACAAGTCGGGGGGCATCATCCCTGAGGTCCTGAACGTGATCCTGGAGGAGCGGCCAGCCGACAGCGTGCCGTACGCGTTCCCGACGCACTGCCCGGTCTGTGGGCACGAGGCCGTCCGGCACGAGGGGGCAGCAGGAACGTTCTGCACCAACCCCGTCTGCCCGGCGAAGTCGACGCTCCGGGTGCGCTACTTCGCCTCACGCGACGTCATGGACATCAAGGGCCTGGGCGAACGTCTCGTCGAGCAGTTGGTGGCCAGTGGCCTGGTGAAGGACCCGGCGGACCTCTACGCCCTGACCGCCGAGCAGGTCGAGCACCTGGAAATGGGGGAGACCACCACCGGGAGCGTGCGTCGGGTCGGCAAGAAGAACGCCGAGAAGCTCGTCGCTGAGATCCAGGCGAGCAAGAGCCAAGAGCTGTGGCGCTTCATCCGGGCCCTGGGCCTGCCGTTCGTCGGCGAGGGCACGAGTACCCGGATTGCGCGGTTCTATCCGTCGCTCACAGCGGTGCAGGAGGCCTCGGCCGACGATCTCGCCAGGATTCCGGACGTGGGGCGGCAGACGGCCGAGAGCATCGTGGCGGGACTGGCGGAGCCGGACATGCAGGCCTTCATCGCCCGCCTGTTCGCGGCGGGGATCGCGCCACGGCCGAGCGAGGACGTGCAAGCGGGGGAGCAACTGGCGGGGCTGACGTTCGTGGTGACGGGGACGCTCTCGCAGTCGCGGGAGCTGGTCAAGGCCCACCTGCAACGGTATGGGGGCCGGGTGGCCGGGAGTGTCACGAAGAAGACCAGCTTCCTGGTGGCTGGGGAGGATGCCGGCGGGAAGCTGGAGAAGGCGAACGAGCTCAAGGTACCGGTCCTCGACGAGGCGGGGTTAAACAGTTTGTTGGAGAAGCGTCGCGCACCTTCCATCTGA
- a CDS encoding PRTRC system protein C, with amino-acid sequence MTTPNKISVTEVQRKFIYEGRELADFNPEQGAEDIKKMHALTVPELASAVVEGPELKDGSHVYTFKKRLGTKG; translated from the coding sequence ATGACGACCCCCAACAAGATCAGCGTGACCGAAGTCCAGCGCAAGTTCATCTACGAAGGCCGCGAACTGGCCGACTTCAATCCCGAACAGGGCGCCGAGGACATCAAGAAGATGCACGCCCTCACCGTCCCCGAACTCGCTTCCGCCGTGGTCGAAGGCCCGGAACTCAAGGACGGTTCCCATGTCTACACCTTCAAAAAGCGCCTCGGCACGAAAGGCTAA
- a CDS encoding PRTRC system protein E, protein MSNTATPLDDLFAARTLADVHTDLKDVMGDLKVKNLSLWEEARDLFKENQAAKTDVEAAEDLLQQIHNLGQPAKANLTLAAQDLPAVGPHPVPVEVESPLPVQQSAPVETPQDLLNTPASGLLPDEPVVEDEATPDSPSDTPEEDLQQAEAAAEPEAEDALEEGELPGEDEPDEAPDTEATLAPTPVLPVATIEWPEGTLGEGLFSQLAATLAAGESLSLVLARSKGKPQLLVTMQPVPIAGELNATAVPLQINGTPASLDDQLIPQMTAFRAARAVARETTDYLAQVKAAAEQAKKAAEDARKKASKPASSATAAAKKPASDGSLKLEVAPADAMIVLTDSAGKTHPVKHNKDVSLPVGEYTVIVEADGYTRQEDKITIRSNAQTKKGVVLLKASAERLL, encoded by the coding sequence ATGTCCAACACTGCCACCCCGCTCGATGATCTCTTCGCCGCCCGCACGCTCGCCGATGTCCACACGGATCTGAAAGACGTGATGGGTGACCTGAAGGTCAAAAACCTCTCCCTGTGGGAGGAAGCGCGCGACCTGTTCAAAGAGAATCAGGCGGCCAAGACCGACGTCGAAGCGGCTGAGGACCTGCTGCAGCAGATCCACAATCTGGGCCAGCCCGCCAAGGCCAACCTCACCCTAGCTGCTCAGGATCTTCCGGCCGTGGGTCCTCACCCCGTCCCGGTGGAAGTCGAATCTCCGCTCCCCGTACAGCAGAGCGCTCCGGTGGAGACGCCTCAGGACCTTCTCAACACCCCAGCATCAGGCCTTCTGCCAGATGAGCCTGTGGTCGAGGACGAGGCGACTCCGGACAGTCCCTCGGACACCCCGGAAGAGGATCTCCAGCAGGCGGAAGCCGCTGCCGAACCGGAGGCTGAAGACGCCCTGGAAGAAGGCGAGCTGCCCGGTGAGGACGAACCTGACGAAGCGCCGGACACCGAGGCCACCCTGGCGCCCACGCCGGTCCTCCCCGTCGCGACCATCGAGTGGCCGGAAGGCACGCTGGGTGAGGGCCTGTTCAGCCAGCTGGCCGCTACCCTCGCGGCCGGCGAGAGCCTGAGCCTGGTCCTGGCCCGTTCCAAGGGCAAGCCGCAGCTCCTCGTCACCATGCAGCCTGTCCCGATCGCCGGCGAACTGAACGCGACCGCCGTGCCGCTCCAGATCAACGGGACCCCCGCGAGTCTGGATGACCAGCTCATCCCGCAGATGACGGCCTTCCGCGCCGCCCGGGCCGTGGCCCGCGAAACCACCGACTACCTCGCGCAGGTCAAGGCCGCCGCCGAGCAGGCGAAGAAGGCCGCCGAGGACGCCCGCAAGAAAGCCAGTAAGCCCGCGTCCTCGGCGACTGCGGCGGCGAAGAAGCCCGCATCGGACGGCAGCCTGAAGCTGGAAGTCGCGCCGGCCGACGCCATGATCGTGCTCACCGACAGCGCCGGGAAGACCCACCCCGTCAAGCACAACAAGGACGTGTCGCTGCCCGTGGGGGAGTACACCGTGATCGTCGAGGCGGACGGCTACACGCGCCAGGAGGACAAGATCACCATCCGCTCGAACGCTCAGACCAAGAAGGGCGTGGTCCTGCTCAAGGCCTCGGCCGAACGCCTGCTCTGA
- the arsN2 gene encoding arsenic resistance N-acetyltransferase ArsN2 has translation MQLGLTVRDARRADWPRGVTLLRAAELPLAGIPDDLAGFIVAEEGGEVIGLAGLELYGPVGMVRSVVVRSDRRGVGCGEALMHATLERAARQRLETLVLLTTTAADWFERWGFGQTSWSELPEEVRCSPLVQSGCPGSAVVMRRVLEREGTAFR, from the coding sequence GTGCAGCTCGGCCTGACGGTCCGGGACGCGCGGCGCGCGGATTGGCCGAGAGGCGTGACGTTGTTGCGCGCGGCTGAGTTGCCCCTGGCGGGCATCCCAGACGATCTGGCAGGGTTCATCGTTGCCGAAGAGGGGGGCGAGGTCATCGGCCTGGCAGGGCTGGAACTCTATGGACCGGTCGGGATGGTGCGCTCGGTCGTGGTGCGCTCTGACCGTCGAGGTGTCGGGTGTGGGGAGGCACTGATGCACGCCACGCTCGAGCGCGCGGCGCGGCAGCGCCTGGAGACGCTTGTGCTTTTGACCACGACGGCGGCGGACTGGTTTGAGCGCTGGGGCTTTGGCCAGACGTCTTGGTCGGAACTGCCGGAGGAGGTACGGTGCTCACCTCTGGTGCAGAGCGGCTGTCCAGGATCGGCGGTGGTGATGCGGCGGGTGCTAGAGCGAGAAGGGACGGCCTTTCGCTGA
- a CDS encoding ATP-binding protein — MITPVPTRRSFSVSKNIIIQLIAAQSGSLGKALMETIMNGIDAGATRIDITLDRKGYVVQDNGKGFQSSEEIEAYFAVFGFDHGTQEEAGKRLYGEFGIGRGQQWNFARTTWRTRTFEMHVDIRANGLDYDLREGLADEPGTTITGTFYEPLNTGEVHQHVKHLSDLVKYSPVPVFVNGKQVSTHPDTLTTWTHVTDEAWILSKEHGGLKVYNMGMFVAELTHHVGCSGIVVTKPGHALQLNMARNDILTTPDGLWRRLKAKLKQIGEERVRSNATRLTETDLRLFAQKVVILEADYADFEKLKLFTTAAGKHLTLGQLTIDLKKTGVLTVHSPAHASLSRRAMDNRMATVLDARTLERWDVDTLRELGDVLIRYLKQAYQFNVVAAFDPRHTLEKTRIEDDITRAVPQLRGFYTLSPTPKGYPLAVLKGLRTVNSDLQTTVWRYRREQDANTLPRPRELDLLAGQSDVADAWTDGVRYIGLHDDALTGATTLGDVERLVMMLLRLLLLGKNSMTEALDETADEALLRFLGAEPRLTEWTLKAVQGIVAACTDQHVKVPHRMVQLLSRAEDLEPAERAHSA, encoded by the coding sequence ATGATCACACCAGTCCCCACCCGCCGCAGCTTCTCCGTCAGCAAGAACATCATCATCCAACTGATCGCCGCCCAGTCCGGCAGTCTCGGCAAAGCCCTCATGGAAACGATCATGAACGGCATCGACGCCGGCGCCACCCGCATCGACATCACCCTCGACCGCAAGGGCTACGTCGTGCAGGACAACGGCAAGGGTTTCCAGAGCTCTGAGGAGATCGAGGCCTACTTCGCGGTCTTCGGCTTCGACCATGGCACCCAGGAAGAAGCGGGCAAGCGCCTGTACGGTGAGTTCGGCATCGGCCGCGGTCAGCAGTGGAATTTCGCCCGCACCACCTGGCGCACCCGCACCTTCGAGATGCACGTCGACATCCGCGCCAACGGCCTGGACTACGACCTCCGCGAAGGCCTCGCCGATGAGCCCGGCACCACCATCACCGGCACCTTCTACGAACCGCTCAACACGGGGGAAGTGCATCAGCACGTCAAGCACCTGAGCGATCTCGTGAAGTACAGTCCCGTGCCGGTCTTCGTGAACGGCAAGCAGGTCAGCACCCACCCGGACACCCTCACCACTTGGACGCACGTCACCGACGAGGCCTGGATCCTCTCGAAAGAACACGGCGGCCTGAAGGTCTACAACATGGGCATGTTCGTCGCGGAGCTGACCCACCATGTCGGCTGTTCGGGCATCGTCGTCACGAAACCCGGCCACGCCCTGCAGCTCAACATGGCGCGCAATGACATCCTCACCACACCGGACGGCCTCTGGCGGCGACTGAAGGCCAAGCTCAAGCAGATCGGTGAGGAGCGTGTCCGCAGCAATGCCACCCGCCTGACCGAAACCGACCTGCGCCTCTTTGCACAGAAGGTCGTGATCCTCGAAGCTGATTACGCGGACTTCGAGAAACTCAAGCTGTTTACCACGGCGGCGGGCAAGCACCTGACGCTCGGGCAGCTGACCATCGATCTCAAGAAGACCGGGGTCCTCACCGTCCACAGTCCCGCCCACGCCAGCCTCAGTCGCCGCGCGATGGACAACCGCATGGCCACGGTCCTCGATGCCCGCACCCTGGAACGCTGGGACGTCGACACCCTCCGGGAACTGGGCGACGTGCTCATTCGCTACCTCAAGCAGGCGTATCAATTCAACGTCGTGGCGGCGTTCGATCCCCGTCATACCCTTGAGAAGACTCGGATCGAGGATGACATCACCCGTGCCGTGCCCCAGCTCCGGGGCTTCTACACCCTCTCGCCCACACCCAAGGGCTACCCCCTGGCCGTCCTGAAAGGCCTACGCACGGTCAACAGCGACCTGCAGACGACCGTCTGGCGGTACCGCCGCGAACAGGACGCCAACACCCTGCCCCGACCGCGAGAGCTCGACCTCCTCGCCGGACAGAGCGATGTCGCCGACGCGTGGACGGACGGCGTGCGGTACATCGGCCTGCACGATGACGCCCTGACCGGCGCCACCACGCTCGGGGACGTGGAACGGCTGGTCATGATGCTGCTCCGCCTGCTGTTGCTGGGCAAGAACTCCATGACCGAGGCGCTCGACGAGACCGCCGATGAAGCCCTCCTGCGCTTCCTAGGCGCGGAGCCCCGCCTCACCGAATGGACCCTGAAGGCCGTCCAGGGCATCGTGGCGGCCTGCACCGATCAGCACGTGAAGGTGCCCCACCGGATGGTGCAACTCCTGAGCCGTGCCGAGGATCTGGAGCCGGCCGAGCGCGCCCACTCCGCCTGA
- a CDS encoding response regulator transcription factor, whose protein sequence is MRVLIVDDQPLVRNGLSALLSLEEGVTVVATAVDGAEAVRWCAQEAVEVVLMDVRMPGMDGLEATRRLRDVGGPPVVLLTTFEEEEDMVAGVQAGAAGYLFKSAEVDEIMRTLERVCRGERVFHARVTQALAEALSAPQVRPQQVLTVRELEVLRALATGWSNKRIAAQLQISEGTVKIHVSNILGKLEASSRTDAVRMAYQSRLL, encoded by the coding sequence ATGAGGGTGCTGATCGTCGACGACCAACCGTTGGTCCGCAATGGCCTGTCTGCGCTGCTCTCCCTGGAAGAGGGCGTGACGGTCGTAGCGACCGCGGTGGACGGTGCAGAGGCTGTGCGGTGGTGTGCGCAGGAGGCAGTGGAGGTTGTGCTGATGGATGTCCGGATGCCTGGGATGGATGGCCTGGAAGCCACGCGGCGATTGCGGGATGTAGGAGGGCCACCTGTGGTACTGCTGACTACTTTTGAGGAGGAAGAAGATATGGTGGCGGGGGTACAGGCAGGAGCAGCGGGGTACCTCTTCAAATCGGCGGAGGTAGACGAGATCATGCGGACGCTGGAACGGGTATGTCGTGGGGAACGGGTGTTTCATGCCCGGGTGACGCAGGCGTTGGCTGAAGCACTTTCGGCGCCACAGGTAAGACCACAGCAGGTGCTGACCGTGCGGGAACTGGAAGTGCTCCGAGCACTGGCCACAGGATGGTCGAACAAGCGCATTGCGGCCCAGTTGCAGATTAGCGAGGGTACCGTAAAGATCCATGTGAGTAACATTTTGGGGAAGTTAGAGGCGTCAAGCCGAACAGATGCGGTGCGGATGGCGTATCAATCTCGCTTGCTCTGA
- a CDS encoding MarR family winged helix-turn-helix transcriptional regulator, which yields MTQDPTGLLRHMTRLHTALQQKTAKECGIQSLARCQILTLLEREDSRTLAEVSRELGTDKAWMSRNVEALVQDGLVQKQSQALDRRMVMLTLTERGQTQAQALNGKLSQQSARLLDRIPAEEQADVLRALELLIGALEAETRAQEAVACSSA from the coding sequence ATGACTCAGGACCCGACTGGACTCCTCCGGCACATGACTCGTCTCCACACCGCCCTGCAACAGAAGACCGCGAAGGAGTGCGGCATCCAGAGCCTGGCACGGTGTCAGATCCTCACCCTTTTGGAACGGGAAGACTCACGGACGCTCGCCGAAGTCTCCCGTGAGCTGGGAACCGACAAGGCCTGGATGAGCCGGAACGTCGAGGCGTTAGTCCAGGATGGTCTGGTGCAGAAGCAGTCCCAGGCTTTGGACCGGCGGATGGTGATGCTCACCCTGACGGAGAGGGGGCAGACACAAGCGCAGGCGCTCAATGGGAAGCTGAGCCAGCAGTCGGCCCGCCTTCTGGACCGGATCCCAGCGGAAGAGCAGGCGGACGTGCTACGGGCACTGGAGCTGCTGATTGGGGCGCTGGAAGCGGAAACACGAGCTCAGGAGGCTGTGGCGTGCAGCTCGGCCTGA
- a CDS encoding helix-turn-helix transcriptional regulator, which yields MDFDGTAAVFKALGDVHRLKALHFLATADAGCCLTGQGICTCDVQERLGLSQATTSHHMKILVDAGFVTAEKRGRWTYYTLSERGLHFARTALDALLTQVPIAQKEAI from the coding sequence ATGGATTTCGATGGAACGGCTGCGGTGTTCAAGGCGCTGGGCGACGTCCACCGCCTCAAGGCCCTGCACTTCCTGGCCACAGCGGACGCGGGATGCTGCTTGACTGGGCAGGGCATCTGCACCTGCGACGTGCAGGAACGGCTCGGGCTCAGTCAGGCCACTACCAGCCATCACATGAAAATCCTGGTCGACGCTGGGTTCGTCACCGCCGAGAAGCGCGGGCGATGGACCTATTACACCCTGAGTGAGCGGGGCCTGCACTTCGCGCGCACGGCGCTGGATGCGCTGCTGACGCAGGTCCCGATCGCGCAGAAAGAGGCCATCTAG
- a CDS encoding DUF6428 family protein, whose product MNQSLSPVIPGLTEQTSTEAVISALRTLPQRPLQFHLQGTVLVPAGYHVTEVKAVTIEAIDCGGKANTWRETVIQLMDGSADEAKAGFMTNRKFLAIYDRVIKHIPVRPEAEIRFEYGNTALPAMQYHVTHVDIASEQIVVHLSTPGVQCKAGAACGLPAEASTEECAPESGCCIPQAPILLS is encoded by the coding sequence ATGAATCAGTCGCTGTCGCCCGTAATCCCCGGCCTCACCGAGCAGACCTCCACCGAAGCAGTGATTTCTGCGCTGCGCACCCTGCCACAGCGTCCCCTCCAGTTCCATCTACAGGGCACGGTGCTTGTCCCTGCGGGGTACCACGTGACGGAGGTCAAGGCCGTCACCATCGAGGCGATAGATTGTGGCGGCAAAGCCAACACCTGGCGTGAGACGGTCATTCAACTGATGGACGGCAGCGCGGATGAGGCGAAAGCCGGTTTCATGACGAATCGGAAATTCCTGGCCATCTATGACCGCGTGATCAAGCACATCCCGGTCCGCCCTGAGGCAGAGATTCGCTTCGAATACGGAAATACGGCGCTGCCAGCAATGCAGTATCACGTCACCCATGTAGATATTGCTTCCGAGCAGATCGTCGTTCACCTCAGCACTCCGGGGGTGCAATGCAAGGCTGGAGCGGCGTGTGGTCTGCCTGCTGAGGCTTCCACAGAAGAATGCGCGCCTGAATCTGGCTGTTGTATACCCCAAGCCCCGATTCTCCTCAGCTAA